The proteins below come from a single Agrococcus beijingensis genomic window:
- the pheT gene encoding phenylalanine--tRNA ligase subunit beta, which translates to MRIPLSWLAEHVELPKEETAAWLHEQLVRVGFEEEAVHGGELRGPIVVGRVLEFVEEPQKNGKTIRYAQVDVGEANGGVRGIVCGALNFVAGDRVVVSLPGAMLPGDFEISARKTYGHVSDGMIASERELGLGDDHDGIMRLDELGIPGEVGADALSLLGLDDQAVEINVTPDRGYALSIRGVARELASATGQAFRDPADTARAALDVRDASGFSLSIDDDAPIRGSVGCSRFIVRVVRGIDQSRETPAWMVSRLRLAGMRSVSLGVDITNYVMLELGQPTHGYDFAKIRGGIAVRRARAGERITTLDGVDRALHVEDLLITDDRGAIGIAGVMGGAETEMDASTTDVLIEAATFDAVSIGRSSRRHKLISEASKRYERGVDPAVADAAAARVAQLLVELAGGTLDTFGAEVGGVPEMRPITIPVGFWRTLMGADYTDDEARDALVSIGATVDEGADAWMVTPPTWRPDLVDREGLVEEIARIVGFDRIPSVLPVAPPGRGYTRAQSLRRRVADALASNGLTELLVAPFATERQARMTGAEPVRLENPLDGERPFMRTALVPSMLDTAHRNLGRGLTDLALFELGRVFVAVDGQGTDDLPGAAERPSDAVLEDLDRLPAQPDHAAVVLVGERVRKQPGRAAERFGLADAIEAAERIARTLGLELDVRQGERQWLHPGRTAELLLGSAVVGVAGELLPSVAADADLPRGVAVAELDLSALLAAARVGLDTQVIAPVPAATQDLSVVVPLEAPAGDVLRAVRDGAGALLEHIALVDDYRGAGLGEGEKSLTFALRFRAADRTLTAGEASEAKLAGLAVAADRHGARLRE; encoded by the coding sequence ATGCGGATCCCGCTGTCATGGCTGGCTGAGCACGTCGAGCTGCCGAAGGAGGAGACCGCCGCCTGGCTGCACGAGCAGCTGGTGCGCGTGGGCTTCGAGGAGGAGGCGGTGCACGGCGGCGAGCTGCGCGGGCCGATCGTCGTCGGCCGTGTGCTCGAGTTCGTCGAGGAGCCGCAGAAGAACGGCAAGACGATCCGCTACGCGCAGGTCGACGTCGGCGAGGCCAACGGCGGCGTGCGCGGCATCGTCTGCGGCGCGCTGAACTTCGTCGCCGGCGACCGCGTCGTCGTGAGCCTGCCGGGTGCCATGCTGCCCGGTGACTTCGAGATCTCGGCCCGCAAGACCTACGGCCACGTCTCCGACGGCATGATCGCCTCCGAGCGCGAGCTCGGCCTCGGCGACGACCACGACGGCATCATGCGGCTCGACGAGCTCGGCATCCCCGGCGAGGTCGGGGCGGATGCGCTGTCGCTGCTGGGTCTGGACGACCAGGCCGTCGAGATCAACGTCACGCCCGACCGCGGCTACGCGCTGTCGATCCGCGGCGTCGCGCGCGAGCTCGCCTCGGCGACCGGCCAGGCGTTCCGCGACCCGGCGGACACCGCACGGGCCGCGCTCGACGTGCGGGACGCATCCGGCTTCTCGCTCTCGATCGACGACGACGCGCCGATCCGCGGCAGCGTCGGCTGCTCGCGATTCATCGTGCGCGTCGTGCGCGGCATCGACCAGTCGCGCGAGACGCCGGCGTGGATGGTCTCGCGGCTGCGGCTGGCGGGCATGCGCTCGGTGTCGCTCGGCGTCGACATCACCAACTACGTGATGCTCGAGCTCGGCCAGCCGACGCACGGCTACGACTTCGCGAAGATCCGCGGCGGCATCGCGGTGCGCCGCGCCCGCGCAGGCGAGCGCATCACCACGCTCGACGGCGTCGACCGCGCGCTGCACGTGGAGGACCTGCTGATCACCGACGACCGCGGTGCCATCGGCATCGCGGGCGTCATGGGCGGCGCCGAGACCGAGATGGATGCGTCGACGACCGACGTGCTCATCGAGGCGGCGACGTTCGACGCCGTCTCGATCGGCCGCTCGTCGCGCCGCCACAAGCTGATCTCAGAGGCGTCGAAGCGCTACGAGCGCGGCGTCGACCCGGCCGTCGCCGACGCCGCGGCCGCCCGCGTCGCCCAGCTGCTCGTCGAGCTCGCCGGCGGCACGCTCGACACCTTCGGCGCGGAGGTCGGCGGCGTGCCCGAGATGCGCCCGATCACCATCCCGGTCGGCTTCTGGCGCACCCTGATGGGCGCCGACTACACCGACGACGAGGCGCGCGACGCGCTCGTCTCGATCGGCGCGACCGTCGACGAGGGCGCGGATGCGTGGATGGTGACGCCGCCGACGTGGCGCCCCGACCTCGTCGACCGCGAGGGCCTCGTCGAGGAGATCGCCCGCATCGTGGGCTTCGACCGCATCCCCTCGGTGCTGCCGGTCGCCCCGCCCGGGCGCGGCTACACGCGTGCGCAGTCGCTGCGCCGTCGCGTCGCCGACGCCCTCGCCTCGAACGGCCTCACGGAGCTGCTGGTCGCGCCGTTCGCGACGGAGCGCCAGGCGCGCATGACGGGAGCGGAGCCCGTGCGGCTCGAGAACCCGCTCGACGGCGAGCGCCCCTTCATGCGCACGGCGCTCGTGCCGAGCATGCTCGACACCGCGCACCGCAACCTCGGCCGGGGCCTCACCGATCTCGCCCTGTTCGAGCTCGGCCGCGTGTTCGTCGCCGTCGACGGCCAGGGCACCGACGACCTGCCCGGAGCCGCGGAGCGCCCCTCCGACGCGGTGCTGGAGGATCTCGACCGACTGCCCGCGCAGCCCGACCACGCGGCCGTCGTGCTGGTGGGCGAGCGGGTGCGCAAGCAGCCCGGCCGCGCGGCCGAGCGCTTCGGCCTCGCCGACGCGATCGAGGCGGCCGAGCGCATCGCCCGCACGCTCGGGCTCGAGCTCGACGTGCGCCAGGGCGAGCGGCAGTGGCTGCACCCCGGCCGCACCGCCGAGCTGCTGCTCGGGTCGGCCGTCGTCGGCGTCGCCGGCGAGCTGCTGCCCTCGGTCGCGGCCGATGCAGACCTGCCGCGCGGCGTCGCGGTCGCCGAGCTCGACCTGTCGGCGCTGCTGGCGGCCGCCCGCGTCGGCCTCGACACCCAGGTGATCGCGCCGGTGCCGGCCGCGACGCAGGACCTCTCGGTGGTGGTGCCGCTCGAGGCGCCGGCCGGCGACGTGCTGCGCGCCGTCCGCGACGGCGCCGGCGCCCTGCTCGAGCACATCGCGCTCGTCGACGACTACCGCGGAGCCGGGCTGGGGGAGGGCGAGAAGTCGCTCACCTTCGCGCTGCGCTTCCGCGCGGCCGATCGCACGCTCACCGCCGGCGAGGCGTCGGAGGCGAAGCTCGCGGGCCTCGCCGTCGCCGCCGACCGGCATGGGGCCAGGCTGCGCGAGTAG
- the pheS gene encoding phenylalanine--tRNA ligase subunit alpha: protein MTPPDASADLGARVDAAVTAALAAIETTATTADLQAAKAAHNGQGSELSALNASLRDLAPEDRKAAGQTIGAGRARVAEALAERQAQLVAVEEAAQLEAERVDVTALPRLRAAGGRHPLSMLVDEMSDVFVGMGWEVAEGPELEHEWFNFDALNVDPDHPARGESDTFYVAPADRHMVLRTQTSPVQMRSMLTRDLPIYIVAPGRVYRTDDIDATHLPVFTQIEGLAVDKGITMANLRGTLEHLARIMFGDEAKIRLRPNYFPFTEPSAEMDVWHPGMRGGPRWVEWGGCGMVNPNVLRAAGIDPEVYSGFAFGMGVERTLQFRYQLDDMRDMIEGDVRFTEQFGMVI, encoded by the coding sequence GTGACACCTCCCGATGCATCTGCCGATCTCGGCGCGCGCGTCGACGCCGCGGTGACCGCGGCGCTCGCCGCGATCGAGACCACGGCGACGACCGCCGACCTGCAAGCCGCGAAGGCCGCGCACAACGGCCAGGGCTCCGAGCTCTCGGCCCTGAACGCCTCACTCCGGGACCTCGCGCCCGAGGATCGCAAGGCTGCCGGCCAGACGATCGGCGCAGGCCGCGCCCGCGTCGCCGAGGCGCTCGCCGAGCGGCAGGCGCAGCTCGTCGCCGTCGAGGAGGCCGCGCAGCTCGAGGCCGAGCGCGTCGACGTGACGGCGCTGCCGCGGCTGCGCGCCGCGGGAGGCAGGCACCCGCTCAGCATGCTCGTCGACGAGATGAGCGACGTGTTCGTCGGCATGGGCTGGGAGGTCGCCGAGGGCCCGGAGCTCGAGCACGAGTGGTTCAACTTCGACGCGCTGAACGTCGACCCCGACCACCCGGCGCGCGGCGAGTCCGACACCTTCTACGTCGCGCCGGCTGATCGCCACATGGTGCTGCGCACGCAGACCAGCCCGGTGCAGATGCGCTCGATGCTCACGCGCGACCTGCCCATCTACATCGTCGCCCCCGGCCGCGTCTACCGCACCGACGACATCGACGCGACGCACCTGCCGGTCTTCACGCAGATCGAGGGCCTCGCCGTCGACAAGGGCATCACCATGGCCAACCTGCGCGGCACCCTCGAGCACCTCGCGCGCATCATGTTCGGCGACGAGGCGAAGATCCGCCTGCGGCCCAACTACTTCCCGTTCACCGAGCCGAGCGCCGAGATGGATGTCTGGCACCCCGGCATGCGCGGCGGGCCGCGCTGGGTCGAGTGGGGCGGCTGCGGCATGGTCAACCCCAACGTGCTGCGCGCCGCCGGCATCGATCCCGAGGTCTACTCGGGCTTCGCGTTCGGCATGGGCGTCGAGCGCACCCTGCAGTTCCGGTACCAGCTCGACGACATGCGCGACATGATCGAGGGCGATGTGCGCTTCACCGAGCAGTTCGGGATGGTGATCTGA
- a CDS encoding amino acid ABC transporter permease, protein MSGSVLFDAPGPSAIRRSRILSIVFAVVAVVSLALAAYQLWLGGAFYQDRWDIFLQPATWIGARGLLVGLGTTLSIAGIAAAGALVLGVILSILRNALSPWVRIPVTVVLEFFRGMPVLLMMLFIFIVFSTGAYWAVVWALIVYNGAIIGEALRAGMKSLPKGQRESGLAIGLTPLRTTLAIELPQAFRIMLPIILAQFIVLLKDTSLGYIVGSPELIRIGRQLVDFYDRQGGPYALSMFFVMLAIYLAINLTLSWLVRVLARRLQRPRRGGGNLDGSATEAIQLPTQTIRQLQDPQAEITRIRGAGVGDGGGG, encoded by the coding sequence ATGAGCGGCTCGGTACTCTTCGACGCCCCCGGCCCCAGCGCCATCCGGCGCTCGCGCATCCTCTCGATCGTGTTCGCGGTCGTCGCGGTCGTGTCGCTCGCGCTCGCCGCCTACCAGCTGTGGCTCGGCGGTGCCTTCTACCAGGACCGATGGGACATCTTCCTGCAGCCGGCCACGTGGATCGGCGCGCGAGGCCTGCTCGTGGGGCTCGGCACGACGCTCTCGATCGCGGGCATCGCGGCGGCCGGCGCGCTCGTGCTGGGCGTGATCCTCTCGATCCTGCGCAATGCCCTCTCGCCCTGGGTGCGCATCCCGGTCACCGTCGTGCTGGAGTTCTTCCGCGGCATGCCCGTGCTGCTGATGATGCTGTTCATCTTCATCGTCTTCTCGACCGGCGCCTACTGGGCGGTCGTCTGGGCGCTCATCGTCTACAACGGCGCGATCATCGGCGAGGCGCTCCGCGCCGGCATGAAGTCGCTGCCGAAGGGGCAGCGCGAGAGCGGGCTCGCGATCGGCCTGACGCCCTTGCGCACCACGCTCGCGATCGAGCTGCCGCAGGCGTTCCGCATCATGCTGCCGATCATCCTCGCCCAGTTCATCGTGCTGCTGAAGGACACGTCGCTCGGCTACATCGTCGGCTCGCCCGAGCTGATCCGCATCGGCCGTCAGCTCGTCGACTTCTACGACCGCCAGGGCGGTCCCTACGCGCTGTCGATGTTCTTCGTCATGCTGGCCATCTACCTCGCGATCAACCTGACGCTGTCGTGGCTCGTGCGGGTGCTCGCCCGGCGCCTGCAGCGACCGCGCCGCGGCGGCGGGAACCTCGACGGCTCGGCCACCGAGGCGATCCAGCTGCCGACGCAGACGATCCGACAGCTGCAGGATCCGCAGGCGGAGATCACACGCATCAGGGGTGCGGGAGTCGGCGACGGCGGCGGAGGCTGA
- a CDS encoding amino acid ABC transporter permease encodes MQALLENGPLWLQGMLATLLLTGATTLIGLPIGILLAGMRVSPVAALRVVATVWTEVARNTPLTLVFFFTAFVLPKLGIILDFQIGAILALTYYTSAFFAEAVRSGINSVPMGQAEASRSIGLGFGQTMTLVVLPQAFRSVLPPLINVIIALVKNTSVAMGFFVFVLVSVAQRLSNVYGDQALEIFVGIAFSYLLITVPLGQLVDHLERKWSVQR; translated from the coding sequence ATGCAAGCACTTCTCGAGAACGGCCCGCTCTGGCTGCAGGGCATGCTGGCCACCCTGCTGCTCACGGGCGCGACGACGCTCATCGGCCTGCCGATCGGCATCCTGCTGGCCGGCATGCGCGTGTCGCCGGTCGCGGCGCTGCGCGTGGTGGCGACCGTGTGGACGGAGGTCGCCAGGAACACCCCGCTGACGCTGGTGTTCTTCTTCACCGCCTTCGTGCTCCCGAAGCTCGGCATCATCCTCGATTTCCAGATCGGCGCGATCCTCGCGCTCACCTACTACACGAGCGCGTTCTTCGCCGAGGCAGTGCGCTCGGGCATCAACTCCGTGCCCATGGGCCAGGCCGAGGCGTCGCGGTCGATCGGCCTCGGCTTCGGCCAGACGATGACGCTCGTGGTGCTGCCGCAGGCGTTCCGCAGTGTGCTGCCGCCGCTCATCAACGTCATCATCGCCCTGGTGAAGAACACCTCCGTGGCGATGGGCTTCTTCGTCTTCGTGCTCGTCTCGGTCGCGCAGCGCCTGTCGAACGTGTACGGCGACCAGGCGCTCGAGATCTTCGTGGGCATCGCGTTCAGCTATCTCCTGATCACGGTGCCGCTCGGCCAGCTCGTCGACCACCTCGAGCGCAAGTGGAGCGTGCAGCGATGA